A genomic stretch from Candidatus Methanomassiliicoccus intestinalis Issoire-Mx1 includes:
- a CDS encoding MtaA/CmuA family methyltransferase, protein MDDMTPRERFFKAMHREPVDRPPVCGMTTTATVELMDHVGAAWPDAHTDARKMAKIALGVYDYLGLESVRVPYCLTYEAEALGCTIDLGKKNSTPMVKNSPFKGELDPNFELMGPEEMMKLARNKAVADAAEIIIKERTVDLPTLLGVTGPFTIAGHLAGTESLILWTLTDPDVVSKYTEFTGDYVKMWLEFVETLGIDSIQMSEPTASYDMISEDMFDTYVLPNLQRVYKPLKETMKVLHICGDTVPILSHMAASGADALSIEEKANPYDAVKAVGDKVALVGNVGVVRDLLQGTPETVIKSAQTSIDAGFNIISAGCGMSALIKKENIWAMVNATKNYRA, encoded by the coding sequence ATGGATGATATGACGCCAAGGGAGAGATTCTTTAAAGCCATGCATAGGGAGCCTGTAGACAGACCGCCTGTTTGTGGCATGACAACCACTGCAACCGTGGAGCTCATGGATCACGTAGGAGCTGCATGGCCAGATGCGCACACCGATGCCAGAAAAATGGCAAAGATCGCATTAGGAGTTTATGACTACCTTGGATTAGAGTCAGTAAGAGTTCCTTACTGTCTGACATATGAAGCGGAAGCATTGGGATGCACCATTGACCTAGGTAAAAAGAACAGCACGCCCATGGTTAAAAACAGCCCGTTCAAAGGAGAATTGGATCCAAATTTTGAATTGATGGGTCCAGAAGAGATGATGAAACTTGCCAGAAATAAAGCTGTGGCTGATGCAGCAGAAATAATCATAAAAGAAAGAACAGTGGATCTTCCGACATTATTGGGTGTTACAGGCCCTTTTACAATAGCTGGTCACCTAGCAGGAACAGAAAGTCTGATCTTATGGACATTAACTGATCCAGATGTTGTATCGAAGTATACAGAGTTTACAGGCGACTATGTGAAAATGTGGCTTGAATTTGTTGAAACACTTGGAATCGACAGCATTCAGATGAGCGAACCAACCGCATCATACGACATGATCTCAGAAGATATGTTTGATACATACGTTCTGCCTAATCTGCAGAGGGTATACAAGCCGCTCAAGGAAACAATGAAAGTTCTTCACATCTGCGGAGATACTGTGCCGATATTGTCACATATGGCCGCTTCAGGTGCTGATGCACTCAGCATTGAAGAAAAAGCCAATCCATATGATGCTGTCAAGGCAGTAGGAGATAAAGTTGCATTGGTAGGGAATGTTGGTGTGGTCAGAGACCTTCTTCAGGGTACACCAGAAACTGTCATAAAATCTGCTCAGACCAGCATAGATGCAGGATTTAACATCATATCTGCAGGATGCGGAATGTCTGCATTAATCAAAAAGGAAAATATCTGGGCGATGGTCAACGCTACCAAAAACTACAGGGCTTAA
- a CDS encoding helix-turn-helix domain-containing protein, with protein MKVEITQCSALSKGAGYSMIRITDVDGKHTDELKEGMTSSLYGECEILKISPKQYLAMVSNNNCMLATILIESGCFLTSAIPFTDEIIEWGVLSLNSTYVDKMIERMKHEGYKVKMISTNKMNKETILTEKQEDALVMAYKLGYYSVPRKISIDELASNLNCSKSTLSVMLREAERKLVFNYLSLGMNTFKNK; from the coding sequence TTGAAGGTAGAAATTACACAATGTTCTGCACTCAGCAAAGGTGCTGGCTATTCTATGATCCGCATCACAGATGTAGACGGAAAGCATACGGATGAACTAAAAGAAGGAATGACAAGCAGTTTATATGGAGAATGTGAAATACTAAAAATTTCCCCTAAACAGTACTTAGCAATGGTATCAAATAATAACTGCATGCTTGCCACAATACTCATAGAATCTGGATGTTTTCTTACATCTGCCATACCATTTACAGACGAGATAATCGAGTGGGGAGTGCTCAGTTTAAACAGTACCTATGTAGACAAAATGATAGAACGCATGAAACATGAAGGCTACAAAGTCAAAATGATCTCTACAAACAAGATGAATAAAGAGACCATACTTACTGAAAAACAAGAAGATGCGTTAGTGATGGCATACAAACTTGGGTACTATTCTGTTCCAAGAAAGATAAGTATTGACGAACTTGCCAGTAACCTTAATTGTTCTAAATCAACACTCAGTGTGATGCTGAGAGAAGCAGAGAGGAAGCTAGTGTTCAATTATCTCAGTCTAGGAATGAATACATTTAAAAATAAATAA
- a CDS encoding MFS transporter: protein MTVNPELKAKMMKYRWAIFIVLAVAYFFVYFHRVSTTAMAPDIEEAFGIGAAATGLLASAYFYAYTAMQLPSGIFTDKWGPKRSATVFIIITAIGSLVCGLSTSYEMLIAGRVIIGVGVAVIYIPIMRVLALWFRKDEFASLSGILLMVGNVGAIAAATPLVLMTEALGWQNVFIILAVITFIIGLMCWVIVKDHPKDKGFPSIEEIESEETGKPIEESTSEKIPMVQSLKLTFGSGRKFWTLAIWFFFMYGSIMVYQGLQAGAYYTNVYDWDKGTWGILLTLVGVGMIIGCPLAGFISDKILHSRKKVLVLGTLVYTIIWAVIWLMSGKLDSLVAQGIINFCFGFFGGFFVVSYAQVKELYPVSIVGVSTAALNLFPFLGGAILQSISGYIVADKTPEQFQTLWMIMFICMVVATICAFLSMEKQKT from the coding sequence ATGACAGTAAATCCTGAATTAAAAGCAAAAATGATGAAGTACCGGTGGGCTATATTCATAGTTTTAGCGGTAGCTTACTTTTTCGTGTACTTCCACAGGGTATCAACCACTGCAATGGCTCCAGATATTGAGGAGGCATTCGGTATTGGTGCCGCGGCTACAGGTCTTTTGGCATCGGCGTACTTCTATGCGTACACTGCTATGCAGTTGCCAAGCGGTATCTTCACAGATAAGTGGGGGCCAAAAAGATCAGCAACTGTATTCATTATTATAACGGCAATCGGGTCACTCGTATGCGGTCTTTCGACAAGCTATGAAATGCTGATAGCCGGCAGAGTCATCATTGGTGTAGGTGTAGCAGTCATTTACATCCCAATCATGAGGGTATTAGCCTTATGGTTTAGAAAAGATGAATTTGCTTCTTTAAGCGGAATTTTGTTGATGGTAGGTAACGTTGGAGCTATCGCAGCTGCAACACCATTGGTTCTGATGACTGAAGCACTCGGCTGGCAGAATGTATTCATTATCCTGGCAGTTATTACATTCATAATCGGTCTGATGTGCTGGGTAATTGTTAAAGACCATCCAAAAGACAAAGGATTTCCAAGCATTGAAGAAATTGAATCGGAAGAGACTGGAAAACCAATTGAAGAATCCACATCTGAAAAGATTCCGATGGTCCAATCCCTCAAACTTACATTTGGAAGTGGAAGAAAATTCTGGACTCTTGCAATATGGTTCTTCTTCATGTACGGATCAATAATGGTGTACCAGGGGCTTCAGGCAGGTGCATATTACACGAATGTATATGACTGGGACAAAGGAACTTGGGGTATCCTGCTGACGCTTGTCGGTGTGGGTATGATCATAGGATGTCCTTTGGCTGGATTTATCTCTGATAAAATTTTGCACTCTAGAAAGAAAGTATTGGTCCTTGGTACCTTAGTCTACACCATAATCTGGGCTGTAATCTGGCTGATGTCTGGAAAGCTGGATTCATTAGTCGCTCAGGGTATCATCAACTTCTGTTTCGGATTCTTTGGAGGATTCTTCGTAGTATCTTATGCTCAAGTAAAAGAACTCTATCCGGTATCGATCGTAGGAGTTTCAACAGCTGCCTTAAACTTATTCCCCTTCCTTGGCGGAGCAATTCTTCAAAGTATCTCTGGATACATAGTTGCTGATAAAACACCAGAACAATTCCAGACTCTATGGATGATAATGTTCATTTGCATGGTAGTTGCCACCATTTGTGCATTCCTCTCCATGGAAAAACAAAAAACTTAA